CTGCCAGCGACCAGGTGGTGTTGCTGATCTCGCCGGCCTTGGCCTGGCCGTAGTCATTGGTGCGGTAGATGTTGAAATCCAGGCCCAGCGACTGGTCGCCGCCCAGCGGCTGCAGGTAGTTCACGTTGGCGTAGTACTGGCGCCAGATGTCCTCGAACTCGGAACCGTACAGCGAGACGTTCAGGTTGTCGGTGATCGCGTACAGGCCGCCGACATAGTCGACGCTGTCGGCTTCGACGTCCGCGTAGGTCGCGTACAGGCCGCCGTCGTGGCTGGTGGTGATCGGGCTGGTACCAGCGGTGAAGTGGCCGGCTTCCAGGTCCAGGCCCTCGATTTCGCTGCTCAGCAGGTTGAAGCCCGACGCGGTTTGTGGAATCAGGCGGCTGCCGCCGGCGGCGAACACCGGTGCGACCGGCTGCATGTCGCCGAATTTCAGCTCGGTCTTGGAAATACGCACCTTCAGCGCGCCACCGGCCTTGCCGTAGTCGTCCTCGGGCTTGCCGTGGTTGTCCACCGGCAGGTTGCCGGTGCCGGTACGGCCGCCGCCGGCGTCGAGCTTGATGCCCAGGTAGCCGAAGGCGTCCACGCCGAAACCGACGGTGCCCTGGGTGTAGCCGGAGGAGAAGTTGGCGAGGAAGCCCTGGGTCCAGTCGCGGTTATCGGCGGTGTGATTCTTGCCGTCGTGGTCGTAGTAGTAGTTGCGCAGCAGCACGTCGAACTTGGCATCGTCGACGAAGCCCTTGGCATCGGCCTGGTCGGTGACGAAGGGTTCGGCGCTGGCGAACTGGCTGGCGGCGGCGGAAACGGCAAGCACGATGGCGCTGCGTTTGAGGTGCTTCATGGATATTGCCCCTAGAGTCTTGGAGAACCGGCCTGTTCAATTGCGTGAGGGCCGGAATTTTTATAGGCAGGCACAATGAATCCGATCATGGAATAACCACGGCGGAAATCGCAGGAAGTTGCGTTGGCATTGTTGCAATCAACTTTCCCCGGCCCGCTCCAGGCAGGGAAAAGCCAGCGTCATAATGCCGAAAGAGTGCCCGGTTTAAATAACGGATTGTGAAAAGGTCTATATCCCAAACTGTAATAATCCTCGCGGGAAGTTCTTGGAAAATATGGTCCGCCTATACGATGGATGTATTGACTGGCGACAAAAATAAAGGGTCTGGGCGAGGTGGAAGGTCGCCGTCCGGCGTGGCGGCGAGGGGAGCAATGAGGCTAAGCTGCGCGTCCCGGGCGGGCCGAACGGGCACCGCTCATACACCCGATAGTAGAGAGCATCTCATGGCGCAGAATGACAGCCCCTTCTTCATTCCCGACGCGGACCCCGAATCCATCTCTTCCGACGTGGCCGGCTTCGGCGGCCTGCTGGTTTCCACGCAGATCCCCACCCGCGAGGACGGCAGCCTGGAGCTGGGCGACATCAAGGCCCAGAGCGAGGCCACCCTGCGCAGCCTGAAGGTCGCGCTGGAAAAGGCCGGCAGCGGCCTGGAGCACGTCCTGCACCTGACCATCTACCTGACCAGCATGGCCGAGCGCGCCGCCTTCAACGAGGTGTACTGCAGCTTCTTCGGCAAGCCTTATCCGGTGCGCGCCGCCGTTGGTGTGTCCGAGCTGGCCTTCGATGGCATGAAGGTGGAAGTCACCGCCATCGCCGCGCGGCGCGCGGGCTGATTACCCCGAACATGGCCCGCGCTGCTCCTGCAAAAGCGCCCGAAGCCGACCCGCTCTTGTAGGAGCTAGCTTGCTCGCGAACGGATTCGCCAGCAGCCCCGAAGCCGGGCGCTGCGCTCCCGTAGGAGCAACTGTCTTCTATCGGGGAAATCCGTACCAGCGCTTCCCCCTCACCCCAACCCTTTCCCTCAGGGAGAGGGGGCAGACCGTGCCGACTGAGACCGAGATTTCCTCCTGCACCGAACGGTCCCCTCTCTCGCTCCTGCACGCATCAGCCCCACGAAGGGCTGACACGGTCCCGCACCCGGCCACGCCACCGAGCCAACCGTTCCCGCCCATGTATTCCTTTGTATCCGCCATCCCCTGAGCGGGCACTGGCATACAAAAGACTCCCGCTCCAGATACGCCGGCGATACATCGCTACGGCGAAATAGCCCTACCCGAACGAGCAACGCGACGGCAGGGCAGAACCTCCAGCGCGCTTCGTTCCAGGGATTCCGCCATCAAGGCATGAACCGGCGCGTGAATGCGCCCAAGCATCTGGAGAAGCACCATGACGCGTATTTCGAAAACCCAACTCGGCTTGCTCGCTGTCGCCCTGACCGGCGGACTGAACATGGCGTCCTCCGCCTTCGCCGTCGAAGCGCTGCCGCAGGGCTACCAGTTGGCCTCCGCCGCCAAGACCGGGGAGGGCAAGTGTGGCGAGGGCAAGTGCGGCGCCACCGAGACCAAGACCAAGGCCACCCAGGGTGAAGGCAAGTGCGGCGAGGGCAAATGCGGTGCCGCCGGTGCCCAGGCCAAGGCCACCGGCGCCGAGGGCAAGTGCGGTGAAGGCAAGTGCGGCGATGCCTCCTTCGCCCGTACCGACACCGACCACGACGGCCGCGTCTCCCGCGCCGAACTGCTGGCCGTGGCGCCCAAGGCCAACGCCGAGTTCGATGCCATCGACGCCAACCACGACGGTTATCTCTCCGAGGGCGAGGTCTACCAGTTCCGCAAGAATCAGTTCGACGCCAACGGCAAACCGTTCCCGTCCGATCTGTACAGCAAGCTGAGCCAGGCCAGGAACTGACACGCGCCGACAGCCTCCCCGCGCCGCTGGCCGGGGAGGGCACTTCGCCAAGGAGACCGCCCATGAGCACTTCCGTATCCCTGCAAGGAGCCGGCCTCGGCCTGCGCCGCGCGCTGCTGCCCGACCTGCTGACGATGGACGCCGGTGCCGTCGACTTCCTCGAATGCGCCCCGGACAACTGGATCGGCGTCGGTGGCTCCTACGGCGAAGGCCTGGTCCGCCTGGCCGAACGCTTCCCGTTGTCCTGCCACGGCCTGTCGCTGTCCCTCGGCGGCCCCGAGCCTCTGGACCACGTCTTCCTGGGGCGCATCCGCGGGTTCCTCGACCAGCACAACGTCCCGCTGTTCAGCGAACACCTGAGCTACTGCTCCGACGAAGGCCACCTCTACGACCTGATTCCCATACCCTTCACCGACGAAGCCGTGCGCCACATTGCCGGCCGCATCCGTGAAGTGCAGGACGTCCTCGGCCGCCGCATCGCCGTGGAAAACATCTCCTACTACGCCGCGCCCTACCAGGCACTGAGCGAAATCGACTTCCTCCGCGCGGTGCTCAGCGAGGCCGACTGCGACCTGCTACTGGACGTCAACAACCTCTACGTCAACGCCCACAACCACGGCTACGATGCCGCCGGGTTCCTCGCCCGCGTACCGGCGGAGCGCGTCGTCTGCCTGCACGTCGCCGGGCACTACGACGAGGCGCCGGACCTGAAGATCGACACCCACGGCGCTGCCGTGAAGGACGACGTGTGGAGCCTGCTGGCCAGCGCCTACCAGCACCTGGGCAGGGTGCCGACCCTGCTGGAGCGCGACTTCAACCTGCCGCCGCTGGCCGAGCTGCTGGGCGAGATCGGGCACATTCGTGGCCTGCAGTCCGCCGCGCAATCGAAGGCGGTGCGCCATGACTGAGAGCCTGCGCGAACAGCAATTGCGCATGACCCGCTTCATCCGGAACCCGCAGGCCCATGAGCCGCCGCCGGGCATCGAAGCGCGGCGCCTGGCGGTCTACCGGCAGCTGTTCTTCGGCAACCTGCAATCGTTGCTGGCCGGCAACTTCCCGGTGCTCCACGCCAGCCTGCCACGCGAGCAGTGGCAGGGGCTGACCGAGGACTTCTACGCCGTTTTCCACTGCCGGACACCGTTGTTCACCGAGGTTGCCGGCGAGTTCGTCGACTACCTGGAAGGGCGCGCCGGCCAGCCCGGCTGGGTGGCCGAACTGGCCCACTACGAATGGATCGAGACCGCGCTGTTGCTCAGCGACAAGGCCGAACCGGACCACGATCCGGACGGCGACCTGCTCGACGGCGTGCCGTTGCTGTCCAGCCTCGCCGCGCCACTGGCCTATGCCTGGCCGGTCAGCCATATCGGTCCCGACGACATTCCGTCGGAAATGCCGGCCGAACCCACGCTGCTGCTGGCTCGCCGGGGCGCCGATCTGCAGGTGCATTTCTCGCGCCTGGCGCCGCTGGCCCATGCCCTGCTGGTATCGCTGCAACAGTGGCAGCTTAGCGGCCGCGAACACCTCAAGGCGCTGGCGGAGATCGCCGGCGTCGAACCGGCCGCCATCGAAGGACAGGGCATCGCCCTGCTGCGCAGCCTGAAAGAACAGGGCGTGGTGCTCGGCACCCGCCCCAACTGCGGCGCTCCACGTCGTTCACCATTGGCTCGCTTCTGAAGGAGAAGCATCATGACCGATACCCTGGCAACCGTGATCTACACCGCCCACACCCACACCACCGGCGGCCGCGACGGACGCGGCCAGACCGTCGATGGTGAACTGGACCTGCCGCTGAGCCCGCCCGGCTCCGGCCGTCCCGGCACCAACCCCGAGCAACTGTTCGCCGTCGGCTGGTCCGCCTGCTTCATCGGCGCCCTGCGCCGCGCGGGGCAGAAGTACAACCTTCGTCTTCCCAATGACGTGGCGGTGGACGCCGAAGTTTCCCTGGGCAACACCGACGACGGTGGTTTCGCTCTGGCCGCCCAACTCACCGTGCACCTGCCCGGCCTGACGGTGGAGGACAAGGCGAAACTGGTGGCCGAGGCGCACCAGATCTGCCCGTACTCCAGGGCGACTCGCGGCAACATCGAGGTCGGGTTCGTCATTCCCTGATCGCGGTTATCCACAGCCTGGCCCGCGCACCGTCATCGGTGCGCGGGCTTTTTGCTTTCTGTTGTTCGTAGGCGCGGGCTTGCTCGCGAACCTGCCCAGCGTTGGCGTCGCCGGGAAATCCGTTCGCGGGCCAGCTCGCCCCTACCGTTTGGGCCCGCCTCCGGCCGTTTGGATCGAGCCCGCCTATGGCTGTGTGCTTCCTTGTGGGCGCGGGCGATGCCCGCGATCGCGGACAAAGTCCGCTCCTACAGGTGGGGCCTGCGTCGGTGTTGGCGCGCGTGAACGTATGAATCGAACGCACCCGCAGGAGGGGGCGCGCAGCGATACCCAGGCTGCCGTGCACATGGCTGGACGCGTGGCACCCCAGTCCTCCACGGCAGCACGACCGTTGCGCGGACAAATGAAAACGCCCTCTCCAATGGAGAGGGCGTTTCTGTCGAGCCGCCGGATGGCGAAAGCGATCAGTCGATCCGCGAACCCCCCAGGAAGCGCCGTGCCAGGCCATCCACGCTCAGCGCCCCAGAGCCCTTCAGCAGCAGCGGCAGCAACGCCACCAGATAG
This Pseudomonas sp. ATCC 13867 DNA region includes the following protein-coding sequences:
- a CDS encoding OprD family porin, yielding MKHLKRSAIVLAVSAAASQFASAEPFVTDQADAKGFVDDAKFDVLLRNYYYDHDGKNHTADNRDWTQGFLANFSSGYTQGTVGFGVDAFGYLGIKLDAGGGRTGTGNLPVDNHGKPEDDYGKAGGALKVRISKTELKFGDMQPVAPVFAAGGSRLIPQTASGFNLLSSEIEGLDLEAGHFTAGTSPITTSHDGGLYATYADVEADSVDYVGGLYAITDNLNVSLYGSEFEDIWRQYYANVNYLQPLGGDQSLGLDFNIYRTNDYGQAKAGEISNTTWSLAAAYAFLQAHTVTLAFQKVHGDTPFDYVGFGDNGSGAGGDSIFLANSVQFSDFNGPGERSWQARYDLAMDTYGVPGLSFMARYINGDNIDGTHADPNGRYVGMYGEDGKHHETDFEAKYVVQSGPVKDMSFRLRQAFHRSNTDQGESDNNELRLIVDYPLSIL
- a CDS encoding RidA family protein codes for the protein MAQNDSPFFIPDADPESISSDVAGFGGLLVSTQIPTREDGSLELGDIKAQSEATLRSLKVALEKAGSGLEHVLHLTIYLTSMAERAAFNEVYCSFFGKPYPVRAAVGVSELAFDGMKVEVTAIAARRAG
- a CDS encoding HvfA family oxazolone/thioamide-modified RiPP metallophore, encoding MTRISKTQLGLLAVALTGGLNMASSAFAVEALPQGYQLASAAKTGEGKCGEGKCGATETKTKATQGEGKCGEGKCGAAGAQAKATGAEGKCGEGKCGDASFARTDTDHDGRVSRAELLAVAPKANAEFDAIDANHDGYLSEGEVYQFRKNQFDANGKPFPSDLYSKLSQARN
- a CDS encoding HvfB family MNIO-type RiPP peptide maturase, with amino-acid sequence MSTSVSLQGAGLGLRRALLPDLLTMDAGAVDFLECAPDNWIGVGGSYGEGLVRLAERFPLSCHGLSLSLGGPEPLDHVFLGRIRGFLDQHNVPLFSEHLSYCSDEGHLYDLIPIPFTDEAVRHIAGRIREVQDVLGRRIAVENISYYAAPYQALSEIDFLRAVLSEADCDLLLDVNNLYVNAHNHGYDAAGFLARVPAERVVCLHVAGHYDEAPDLKIDTHGAAVKDDVWSLLASAYQHLGRVPTLLERDFNLPPLAELLGEIGHIRGLQSAAQSKAVRHD
- a CDS encoding HvfC family RiPP maturation protein; the encoded protein is MTESLREQQLRMTRFIRNPQAHEPPPGIEARRLAVYRQLFFGNLQSLLAGNFPVLHASLPREQWQGLTEDFYAVFHCRTPLFTEVAGEFVDYLEGRAGQPGWVAELAHYEWIETALLLSDKAEPDHDPDGDLLDGVPLLSSLAAPLAYAWPVSHIGPDDIPSEMPAEPTLLLARRGADLQVHFSRLAPLAHALLVSLQQWQLSGREHLKALAEIAGVEPAAIEGQGIALLRSLKEQGVVLGTRPNCGAPRRSPLARF
- a CDS encoding organic hydroperoxide resistance protein, which translates into the protein MTDTLATVIYTAHTHTTGGRDGRGQTVDGELDLPLSPPGSGRPGTNPEQLFAVGWSACFIGALRRAGQKYNLRLPNDVAVDAEVSLGNTDDGGFALAAQLTVHLPGLTVEDKAKLVAEAHQICPYSRATRGNIEVGFVIP